The sequence below is a genomic window from Lycium ferocissimum isolate CSIRO_LF1 chromosome 9, AGI_CSIRO_Lferr_CH_V1, whole genome shotgun sequence.
gtgtatgcagttacccctaccttggcaggtagagaggctgtttccgataaaaccctcggctcaagtaacTTCACTTAAACCCCACAATTTGAAATCCCcacaaaatttcaacaaatgaaaaagaatgtgAATTCCATCTTAAACCAAATACATAACCATTATATAGCTACACTGTTGGGTAAGAATCCCAGCATCATTAAATTACTACTAACTTTatcaacaaaaaagaaactGTAACTAGTTTCTTGAgaatataacacaaaattcacTTCACTTAAACCCCACGATTCGACAAGTAAATTCCAGCTtaagtcatatatacgtaaATACATATAACCACTAACCATTATATACCTaaattactactccctccatcccaagaTAAGTCAAAGATATTTgatcatctcgttaagcgtaaaaggtaaagtttaaagtaaAATTGTTGTCATATAAGGAAATAAGGAAATGTATCCTtcatcacataaattagaattgagacagagggagtattacttaatcaacaaagaagaagaaacagtACCTAGATTCTTGAGTTtcaaaaagagaagagagagcaTGAATAGTATTGGGATTAGGGTTATCAGGTGCAGCAGTAATTTTATCCATTAACGCTTGTGCTTTCATGATCAACCCTTCATTCTCCGATTCCTCTTCATCttcctctccttcttcttcttcctcctccgcCGGCGCCGCCGCCTCCGGCTGCCGCTCCTCCGCCGCcaatgattgttgttgttgttgcggCTCCTCTTCGTCCATATATACTACTACTActttaataaaatcaataaaaaaatcaaaaagctAGGGTTTGTAGATAGgtgtagagagagaaagtgttTGGGTTAGGTTTGAAGTGATTCTGTGAATGGGAATGTAGAAGAGAGAGTACAAAAAAGCCCCCGCCACCATGTTTGTGTTTGCGTTATATGTGAACACAACGGGGAAGGAAAGTTGAGTCTCGAATAAATCGTTTGACCCGAATGTTTTTGACCCGAACCTAGTGGAAAGCCCAATGAAGGTGTAACTGCAAACCcaagggtcatttgcacgattgacATCCAAAGGCCTCACTGGTCTTTAATATCTGTCCCTCAAATTAGTGCTCTTTAACTTTTATCCTTCCctaaaaaagttttaatttcaGGTTTGAACCCTActcaattaaaatttaaaaaaatcgcaagaatagaattttatcttcaggcaattttttttatttagagttttataAACCTTTTGTCTTATGGGCTTTAGTTTTTCTTCGAATAGGCTACTTTCTTCAAACTTACGTCGtgctaattttcttttaatatttgacgAAACAGGGATTCGAACTCAGAACCCACGAGTTTTAGGTGAgcggaaaaaattaaaaattttatatttgagggacaaaaattaaagaccaataccTTTGAAGGACAtaccgcacaaaaaaatgaataggTTTAGATTGTCGGTTTGGTGCGATTTGTCGGTTTCCTTTATACAATTTTAAGCTCTTACAAGTGAAATTCCAACAACTTTTACGAGCTAACTCTAGCACAATTGAAAATTCGATTAAGCAATGCTCTACTTCATCTCCCTATTCAACATTGTTTTATCTTCTTTGTCATCTTTCATCAGTAACACGATGACATAATTCCGAGATCCCGTCTTTTATATGGTACAGATATAATTTCAAGATTTCAGTATAAATATTATTCTGATTTGAGTAATATTCACactcaaatatgtacaaatttaatctaaaaaatatatatataaaaataaaaataaaaaccttcTAAGCCCTGTAATTAAACCGCCCGTTAGGGTTTTAGCTCCCAATTGAACCTTTCTTGAATTCTTCTGGTAAGTATTCATCTAAGAGTTTCATTTCTATTCCCCGTTTGATTACTATTATTGTAGATGATTTGCTGATAGCGGATTCAATTTATACGTTACTTGGTTGACTAGTTGCTTCTTCTAttagattatattatatatCCTCTTTCTGATTCTATCTCTTcatctatttttagttttttattttcttatgttaatTCCGTCATCAGAATACCATAGAATTTATAAAAGTTTTATTTATGGGGAAAATAATATAGTAACCAAATAATGTACAAATCAATGTGAGTTTTATACCGTGATTAGTTCCCCATACTTGCCAACCGAACGAGCACTTCTTTTTCCTCTTCCCAAAATAAGGCCTTTAAgacttttaagttttaaactAGTAGTAGTTTGACCGTGATTTAGATTTAGTTCAACCGAACCTGCATCTATTACCTATCTGGTAAATCTTGAACgtgtttataaattttttccTAGTCTTGTTTTAGCAAATTCATTGATGTAGATTAACTTTTGTGAAGCTTGAAGGGAAATTATTATAAGTGGCTCAATTATTGAAATATTATGATATTTCATGTTTGTACGTATGTACAACTCCGCCTCTGTGAGCTCATGTTGATCATCAAAATATAGGATAAGAAGGGGTGATTTTGCTAGGTTATCTTATACGTAAGACTAAACAATTTATGATGAAATCTATAAATATTGAGTTCTAGGCATGTTTTCATGAGTGTCGAGTGTGGTAAAAATTAACGAGTGATTCCATCATGTTGTCACCTAGGTCTAATGACGTATAAGCAAAGAAATTCTATACCTTAGACGGCATTGTGGGTAAATAAGCGCTCAACCACATCCGCCATGAATGTGGTGTTAGATCTTCATCGCCGGATGAGAGTAAACAAACTAAAGCCCAAGAGAGTCAGATTCAAATAACTAGTTGCAACTTAGGCCATTAGCAGGGAAGTTGCAATCAATTAGTTGATAGCTTAAAGAGGATAAGGGGTGTTTGATTTGAAGACAAGTTACACGGGAATTATAATGAATGGATTAGTTGCGTAAGGATtagttatacaaggattagtAATACGAGATTATTTCTTGTTGGATCTTTGGTTTACTACACTAAAAAATTGGATATCCGTAATatcatttaaaatatttatttattttttagactAAAAGGCAACGAGTATACAATTATACACTTGGATAAGTTGACCTTCATTGATTTTTAGGAAAAAGGTAAAGGTAGTTTTGTCCTTTTACTATTTTATCCATATATAAGTACATGAATTAGTTACTCTATGTTATCGGTGGTATACAACAATACACCAATTGGTGCAGTAAGTTATACAAGAAATAAGTTATACATGCCCTAATTCAAATTACAACGAAACATTAGATAAAGTTATACTACCAAATTATATACCataattattttccttatacATCATAGCAAACATCCCCTAAAGAGTTTAAATGTGTCTCTACAAGACACTAATAAGTTACCTTGAAACAAAGACCAAATGGAGTACTTTTCTGATAGAGGTTTTTCCTGTTGGCGCAGAGTGGGATCAGATAGACATGGTTTACCAATACAAATGGAATCTCTCAAATCTCGAAGATGCATTCGAGGAAACCGGAGAATTGCATGGAAGAAAGTCTTATCTTTTTGTTTGTACTGAACCacaattggttttttttttttttttttccagggcCAATCAAAAGTCACATGTATAACTGGTGTGGTTGCTGTTATATCTTCTTTTCCACCTTCTGACAAAATTGGAATAAACCCTGTACAAAGAGAAACTGAAGAGATACTTCcaatgaaagaaatgaaaatggACTGGGTTCCATAcgttcctttaaaaaaaaaggggaatctCAAGTTGAAAGACTCATATCCTGATATTTATTCTGAGGTGTTCTCAAAGAAGGGTTGGTTTAAAACACTTATGctctgtttggatggtcgtTATCAATGGTTTCATAATGTCCAATATCGTATTGTATTAATGAATACGATGTTTGGATAAATTGTATCACTTGTTGTGAGTTAATGGGTAAATGAAATAATCAACTACGCAAAAATTACCAAATTCGCGATTACAAAAATTGAGTTTTTTCATTTACAACACCATCCAACATTATTAATTTTAAGAATAATAGAAACAAACATGGTATTAAAGTTGGaccgagtgaagaagttgaatatTGCTTACCTTATCTCTATCAGCCATTCGCAAACAATGAACTTGAAGAGAGCACATCTGCAGATTCTATTTCCAACAGAACCCCCCGTTTTTTGCAAGTTTGATTGGGAACTTGATGAACCAAAGCAAATGGCAGAAAAATTTATTGAGGCAGAGGAGTTAGCCCCAGATGTAAAATATGAATTTGTGAAATTTGTAGAGAAAGTTAATGAAGGAAAGAAGACTAAGCTAGAGACGAGAAAAGCCAGGGATAAAGCTGTTCAGGAGATGAGTGAAGTAGCGAAAGCTGCGTTTCAGAGAAAGCTGTTCAGGAGATGAGTGAAGTAGCGAAAGCTGCGTTTCAGAGCATGAAATTGTATAAATTTTATCCCATGCCCTCACCTGATGCTCCTGATGTATCTCAGGTCAAGTCTCCATTCGTAAACAGATATTATGGGAAGGCTTACAAAGTTCTCTGAATGATGGAATGATATAGCTCAACTTAGCTTGTACCTTGAAGCAAACATTTATAGTTATGGAACTATTTGAGGATGTAAAAGATCCACAGGGGTagaattttagttttttttttttttttcctcaatgcACTCGTCTTCGCTAGCGTTGACCTCTTTTTCCTCATATTAGATACAAACAGAGGCGGCTCAACGGAGTTGGTGACCCAAAACCAAGTTGTATTACAAGGCctattattaaaattatttcataaaagtCAATGCAATACAAGTCATCATAAGATACAAAAGAATTGGCTTTATTGAAAAGAAacccagaaaagaaaaaagactagTGAGATTGATAACATAAGTAacaataattatatatatatatatatatatatatatatatatataactaaaattAGCTATGGACTTCGTCGCTTAGTTGCCGATAGTTAATAGAATATTTTAATAATCCGTTGATAAATAGGATTGGCGACAATTTCCTATTGCTAAATAGGATTATCGACgattttttgttgtttagctaCAACAATTGTCCGTCGTTAATTCCTTATTTTTCAGTATTGGCAAATAGGAACATAGAGAGAATGATCGTAAAACCAGGTCAATGGAATAAAATTGCAGACCTAAAAAGAATGGTGTCAAACTGAGGAGCAGAGTAACGTAGTAAACAAAAATTTTTTATGACAATTTCAGCAAAAGTGACAGGAATATATAAAACACTCAACAAGTTCTACAAAACACTCAGCAAAGAAACTATTACAACCAGAAACATCACATTGACAGCCTTAGAAGTAAATGCGTTGCTCTTATCGCTGCTAGGTTTACTTGCTTGGATCATGATTTTGAATTTACAGGTTCCACCGGGTGGTGATGGATCCGTGTTTGTGACAATCGAAAGGTTTGGAAACTTGCAGGCAGTAGGTAGCTGGTCGTTTTCCTGATAGTAACTGTTGAATGCATACGAAATGTTGCCACGAGCATCTAGATCCGCGCACGACGTCCCATGTCCGAGGCTGGTGCAATCAGCATGCGAACATGCATAGCCCACACTATCAGCCAGCTGAGGATCATCAAGGCTAGCCGAGGGTGACAACACGCACCACTTGCGATCCAGATAACGGACCCCACTTGCTGCTACTAAACCACCTCCGTTGTTTCCACCCAGGGAAAGAGTATACTTAGGCGTACCATCGAAGTAAAATATTCCCCAATGTCGTTCAAAGTTGCCTGGCTGGATGCTTTTCGCGTCCTCATCAATCAGACTGAACAGGTAAGCATCTATGGGGCCAGGTCTCATTGGAGTCCCCTTTCCACCTAAAATATGAGTCATGAATCCTTGGTTGAATCTTTGGGCAGCCTTTAAGTTTGCGTTGTTGTCTCCGTCCGTTGGCCATCCAATTTCCCCTATTATAATCGACATATTTGGGAATCCGTTTTTCTGCAATGCCCAAAGGAGGGTATCGTGGTTTGCATCAAacacgttgttgtagattttccCATTGTCATCTATGGGGCTTGAGTATCCGTCGAAGAAAGCGTAGTCAGCAGGAAAGTTGGGATCATTATATAGACTTATAAAGGGATAGATATTGACAGTAAATGCGCCTCCATTGTCATTTAAGAACTTGACAATGTTCACCATGAGATCACGGATGTCTTGGCGGAAGTCACCTGTTGAAGGTTGTGAACTTGAACTCTCGTATACATCGGCATTGAGAGGAATTGTTACTTTCACCCGATTGCCTAGACCGGCTTTTATGAGGGCTGCCTGGATGTTTTGAAGAGCTGGGAATGTTGTTGGCAGATATGTTCCGTTTAACTGAGATAGAAATGGTTCATTGCCAACTGCAACATATCTGAACAGAAAATAACTTCATTAGCAATAGATTTATTCTGTCCAATCTCCTGGTTTCATTGAACTTATAGCCATTTAAGAATTCATCTAGCATAAGGTCTACAAGAACATTCTGAATTTCTGATTGTCGAAACACAGGGTATGTGCCATCAGCTTCATAttcctttcattcattttatTATGTTAAATGCCTACCTGTTGATACTAAAGTAAGAAGCAATTCCTACTAACAACAAGAAGGCACAGCCATTATTGaaattgactttttttttttttgggtggggtACTTATTGGTTGGtgaatttccaaattccaatccTTTAGTCCAACTTTTTTTAAGTTGTAGAAAGGATTGTGCAGATATGAGAATTTACTATAttcattaaaaataattacTCATAAATAAAAAGATTGTCATTTTCGACTTAAtgaaagtttaagaaataaagaaaagactTTTGatatgtgtggtccaaaacagaccttagatatttgtgtggctgtaaattatctcataaagttaaattgtttctaaatatagaaagggaacaatctttttgagacatactaaaaaggaaaggaggacaatctttttgggacagaagTTGTATCATTTATCAAACTTTTTGAATTTACTTATGTTGGGCAGCATGAAAACACACCATTTTTATACAAGGGCTGCACAAGAATAGGGCAGGTTACTTAAATTACAGCCAATAAGTTCCTCGTAGTTAACTAATCATAAATAAATACTTGAAAAtcagacaaaaaaaaatgttcaaaaaatttaaatatatcagAGAAAACTGCAAAATCTAGTTACTCCAACTGTCAGGATAAGATAATCTTCAACTTAAATTTGAGACATACTATAAATGAACCAATCCTTCAGATTTCAGAAATCTCAAAAGAAACAATGAATATACTAGAAGAATATTCCCCAAATTGAATGAGACAAGAAAACAATGAGACTGCAAAATAAAGATAACAACAGCTATAAGGACTTCATTTAACACCTGACAAGTGTATACTGTATAATTTAACCTAGGATAGCGGACTAGTCATAATTTTTATCAggttatcattttttttttttttcaccatcagtatatataacttaaaaagcCAACAATAATGAGAAGAAACTCACTTGATATCAACACTATTGGAAGAGACATATGAAGAGAGATTCTTTTCTACCCATTTCTCAGCAGCACCCAAACTGTTAGCTAAACTCCAAAGCATTTCATTTGGGATTCCAACCATGACTTCAATTCCAGAACCACTGAGTGCTTTGAAGATATCTGAATCTGCATCAAACAGCTTCACTTTCTGAATCCCA
It includes:
- the LOC132029939 gene encoding glucan endo-1,3-beta-glucosidase 6-like, translating into MGILGMKVGFWISMILGFMVLGKVHGIGANWGTQATHPLPPNIVVKMLKDNGIQKVKLFDADSDIFKALSGSGIEVMVGIPNEMLWSLANSLGAAEKWVEKNLSSYVSSNSVDIKYVAVGNEPFLSQLNGTYLPTTFPALQNIQAALIKAGLGNRVKVTIPLNADVYESSSSQPSTGDFRQDIRDLMVNIVKFLNDNGGAFTVNIYPFISLYNDPNFPADYAFFDGYSSPIDDNGKIYNNVFDANHDTLLWALQKNGFPNMSIIIGEIGWPTDGDNNANLKAAQRFNQGFMTHILGGKGTPMRPGPIDAYLFSLIDEDAKSIQPGNFERHWGIFYFDGTPKYTLSLGGNNGGGLVAASGVRYLDRKWCVLSPSASLDDPQLADSVGYACSHADCTSLGHGTSCADLDARGNISYAFNSYYQENDQLPTACKFPNLSIVTNTDPSPPGGTCKFKIMIQASKPSSDKSNAFTSKAVNVMFLVVIVSLLSVL